In one Brassica oleracea var. oleracea cultivar TO1000 chromosome C9, BOL, whole genome shotgun sequence genomic region, the following are encoded:
- the LOC106316724 gene encoding F-box protein SNE-like, giving the protein MSKKRIGMVEKSNNKRQRVNLVPEFPINDHHDVLVEILRRLDGPSLCSAACVCRLWSAVARNDSIWEELCFRQVSPRPSLSIRSVVSALGGYRRLYFLCIRPFLARLPKILWSQDQLQLSLSLYCRSCSFECPSTSSD; this is encoded by the coding sequence ATGTCGAAGAAACGAATTGGAATGGTCGAGAAAAGTAACAACAAGAGACAACGAGTGAACCTTGTTCCCGAGTTCCCCATCAACGACCACCATGACGTGCTGGTAGAGATCCTCCGGCGACTAGACGGCCCTTCTCTATGCTCAGCCGCTTGCGTGTGCCGTCTTTGGTCGGCCGTGGCTCGCAACGACTCAATATGGGAAGAGCTCTGTTTCCGACAAGTGTCACCACGACCTTCACTTTCCATACGCTCCGTTGTGTCGGCTCTCGGTGGCTACCGACGTCTCTACTTCCTCTGCATCCGTCCCTTCCTCGCACGACTCCCTAAGATTCTCTGGAGCCAAGATCAGCTTCAGCTCTCACTCTCTCTTTACTGTCGCTCATGTTCCTTCGAATGCCCGTCAACGTCGTCTGATTAG